One Mangrovimonas cancribranchiae DNA segment encodes these proteins:
- a CDS encoding DUF6090 family protein, protein MIHFFRKIRQSLLSEGRTTKYFKYAVGEIILVVIGILIALSINNWNSNRITSNKKTEYLLRISDELKGQIKELKLYNDDLTTQIKDNKHVLKILDSQNPDSIPTLKKILGNTSTFWTLRLSFPVTDEFKNQNLQSQIKSDSLKLAFKYLEIYRNSIDAQNDYAITQYTNTIEPFFVKKVNYSEIAIDYFKDGLIQGGPKTDYNTLIKSMELWNITTFKLETLNTGEKIINDLITFFEKIISLIEKEINNP, encoded by the coding sequence ATGATACACTTTTTTAGAAAAATTAGACAAAGTTTACTTTCTGAAGGAAGAACAACTAAATATTTTAAGTATGCGGTTGGCGAAATTATACTTGTAGTAATAGGTATTTTAATAGCCTTAAGTATTAACAACTGGAACTCAAATAGAATTACCTCAAATAAAAAAACCGAATATTTATTACGTATTTCTGATGAGCTTAAAGGTCAAATTAAAGAGCTAAAGTTGTATAATGATGATCTTACGACTCAAATTAAAGACAACAAACATGTTTTAAAAATTTTAGACAGTCAAAACCCCGACTCCATACCTACACTTAAAAAAATTTTAGGTAATACATCTACATTTTGGACTCTGCGACTTTCATTTCCTGTTACTGATGAGTTTAAAAATCAAAACCTGCAATCTCAAATAAAAAGCGACTCGCTTAAATTAGCCTTTAAATATTTAGAAATCTACAGAAACAGTATAGATGCCCAAAATGACTACGCTATCACTCAATATACCAACACAATAGAGCCCTTTTTTGTTAAAAAAGTAAACTATAGCGAAATAGCAATAGACTATTTCAAAGATGGTTTAATACAAGGTGGTCCAAAAACAGATTATAACACCCTAATAAAAAGCATGGAATTATGGAATATTACGACCTTTAAACTTGAAACTTTAAATACAGGTGAAAAGATTATAAATGATTTAATTACCTTTTTCGAAAAAATAATTTCATTAATTGAAAAAGAAATTAACAACCCTTAA
- the ygiD gene encoding 4,5-DOPA dioxygenase extradiol, whose product MNLRELDKMTSNMSNTSKMPVLFLGHGSPMNAIEENEFVAGFRKIGKEIPKPNAILCVSAHWETRGTFVTAMQHPKTIHDFGGFPQALFDVQYPAPGSPELAKQTKNLITQTEVGLDDKWGLDHGAWSVIKHLYPNANIPVVQMSIDYTKPARYHYELAKQINSLRQKGVLIIGSGNMVHNLRRVAWNKLNEEFAFDWATEANEAMKRHILSGDFQPLIDFKSQGKAFDLAIPTPEHYLPLLYSLALKEDNEKISLFNDKPVAGSLTMTSLKIG is encoded by the coding sequence ATGAATTTAAGAGAATTAGATAAAATGACCTCAAACATGAGTAATACAAGTAAAATGCCTGTATTATTCTTAGGTCACGGAAGCCCAATGAATGCCATTGAGGAAAACGAATTTGTTGCAGGGTTTAGAAAAATAGGTAAAGAAATACCAAAACCTAATGCCATTTTATGTGTTTCTGCTCATTGGGAAACCAGAGGGACGTTTGTAACAGCCATGCAGCACCCAAAAACAATTCACGATTTTGGTGGTTTCCCACAAGCGCTGTTCGATGTGCAGTATCCAGCACCAGGAAGTCCAGAGTTGGCCAAACAAACAAAAAACCTAATTACCCAAACAGAGGTTGGTTTGGACGACAAATGGGGGCTTGATCACGGTGCATGGAGTGTTATAAAGCACCTTTACCCGAATGCTAATATCCCAGTTGTACAAATGAGTATTGATTATACCAAACCAGCACGTTATCATTATGAATTAGCAAAACAAATAAACAGTCTTCGCCAAAAAGGTGTGTTAATTATTGGTAGTGGGAATATGGTGCATAACCTAAGAAGAGTAGCATGGAACAAACTTAACGAAGAATTTGCTTTTGATTGGGCAACTGAAGCCAACGAAGCAATGAAAAGACATATTTTGAGTGGCGATTTTCAGCCTTTAATTGATTTTAAATCGCAAGGAAAAGCCTTCGATTTGGCAATTCCTACACCAGAACATTATTTGCCACTACTTTATAGTTTGGCCTTAAAAGAGGACAATGAAAAAATAAGCTTATTTAACGATAAGCCTGTTGCGGGATCCTTAACAATGACTTCCTTAAAAATAGGATAG
- a CDS encoding IPExxxVDY family protein, with protein MGIRKLHLDVFDEIDYRLVGIHTSIEDYRLAYLLNQALNLKLKRQKHDLEFGDASIFPIFQWYDDKKQVTWHLVANTCKLELASGSQEIETEQSLFSGNKTYFKTTYLLPEYKKVNYLLKIEDGQANTVVGQHFINQIQDIHHVITAYSIDASQLKSKNNLIFY; from the coding sequence ATGGGTATACGTAAATTACATCTAGATGTGTTTGATGAAATCGACTATCGTTTAGTTGGTATTCATACCTCTATAGAGGATTACCGGTTAGCGTATTTGCTTAACCAAGCTTTAAACCTAAAACTTAAAAGACAAAAACACGATCTTGAATTTGGAGATGCTTCAATATTTCCCATTTTCCAATGGTACGACGATAAAAAACAAGTCACTTGGCATCTTGTTGCGAATACCTGTAAATTAGAACTCGCATCTGGTAGTCAAGAAATAGAAACCGAACAAAGTTTGTTTAGTGGTAATAAAACGTATTTTAAAACAACATATTTATTGCCAGAGTATAAAAAAGTAAACTATTTGTTAAAAATTGAAGATGGCCAAGCCAATACCGTGGTGGGGCAGCATTTCATAAATCAAATACAAGATATACATCATGTTATAACAGCTTATAGCATAGATGCTAGTCAACTTAAATCAAAAAACAATTTAATCTTTTATTAA
- the fabF gene encoding beta-ketoacyl-ACP synthase II, which produces MELRRVVVTGLGALTPIGKTKDEYWEGLLNGKSGAAPITYFDAEKFKTKFACELKDFNATDYLDRKEARKMDRFTQYAMVASDEAIADAKLNLDVVDKLRVGVIWGAGIGGLETFQNEVINFAEGDGTPRFNPFFIPKMIADIAPGNISIKNGFMGPNYTTVSACASSANAMIDALNYIRLGHCDVVVTGGSEAAVTIAGMGGFNAMHALSTRNDSPETASRPFDATRDGFVLGEGAGAIILEDYEHAKARGAKIYAEVVGGGLSSDAHHMTAPHPDGIGVIAVMKNCLENAGLKPEDVDHINTHGTSTPLGDVAELKAIKEVFGNHAKDININSTKSMTGHLLGAAGAIEAIASILAMEHGVVPPTINHSTVDENIDPALNLTLNKAQKRDVKVAMSNTFGFGGHNACVLFKKMD; this is translated from the coding sequence ATGGAATTAAGGCGAGTTGTAGTTACTGGTTTAGGAGCACTTACACCTATAGGCAAAACCAAAGATGAATATTGGGAAGGCTTACTTAATGGAAAAAGTGGTGCTGCCCCTATAACATATTTTGATGCTGAAAAGTTCAAAACTAAATTCGCTTGCGAATTAAAAGACTTTAACGCTACCGACTATCTAGATAGAAAAGAAGCTCGTAAAATGGATAGGTTTACACAGTATGCAATGGTTGCTTCTGATGAAGCTATTGCAGATGCTAAGTTAAACCTTGACGTTGTAGATAAATTACGAGTGGGTGTTATTTGGGGAGCAGGAATAGGTGGCTTGGAAACCTTCCAAAACGAGGTAATTAATTTTGCTGAAGGTGATGGAACACCAAGATTCAATCCATTTTTTATCCCTAAAATGATTGCAGATATTGCACCAGGAAACATATCCATTAAAAATGGCTTTATGGGGCCTAATTACACAACGGTATCTGCATGTGCGTCATCGGCTAACGCTATGATCGATGCACTAAACTATATTCGTTTAGGCCATTGTGATGTGGTTGTTACTGGCGGAAGTGAAGCTGCTGTAACCATTGCAGGAATGGGTGGTTTTAATGCTATGCATGCGTTATCTACAAGAAACGACAGTCCTGAAACCGCTTCAAGACCTTTTGATGCCACAAGAGATGGCTTTGTCTTAGGAGAAGGTGCAGGAGCTATTATTCTTGAAGATTACGAGCATGCCAAAGCAAGAGGCGCTAAAATTTATGCTGAAGTTGTTGGAGGCGGTTTGTCTTCCGATGCACATCATATGACAGCACCTCACCCAGACGGTATAGGCGTTATAGCTGTAATGAAAAATTGTTTAGAAAATGCAGGCTTGAAACCCGAAGATGTAGACCACATTAATACACATGGAACTTCGACACCTTTAGGCGATGTTGCCGAATTAAAGGCTATTAAAGAAGTTTTTGGGAATCATGCTAAAGACATTAATATTAACTCAACAAAATCTATGACTGGGCACTTATTAGGTGCAGCAGGTGCAATAGAAGCCATTGCTTCCATTTTAGCTATGGAACATGGTGTTGTGCCGCCAACTATAAATCATAGTACGGTTGATGAAAATATTGATCCAGCATTAAATCTAACACTTAACAAAGCTCAAAAGAGAGACGTTAAAGTTGCTATGAGTAACACATTTGGCTTTGGTGGTCATAATGCTTGTGTGTTATTTAAAAAAATGGATTAA
- the rnc gene encoding ribonuclease III translates to MSYIKNIFNSRSDSDGNFFVAVRHILGFKPKTLHYYKTAFTHRSMNIKDDNGNAVNYERLEFLGDAMLGAVIASHLYLEVPSGDEGYLTKMRSKVVSREHLNELGKDLKLISLVESKIPKGQFGDNIHGNLFEALVGAIFLDRGYKNCEKFIYKKVIIPYVDIEKLEGKVISYKSLLIEWCQKEKKTFDYNVYEDTGNDDIKHFSVKLSIDDKVVSKARATSKKKAEEKASKRAFFVFQNQISKTF, encoded by the coding sequence ATGAGTTACATTAAAAACATATTTAATTCCCGTTCAGATTCTGACGGGAATTTTTTTGTTGCAGTTCGTCATATTTTAGGGTTTAAGCCTAAAACGTTACATTATTACAAAACGGCTTTCACGCATCGTTCTATGAATATTAAAGACGATAATGGAAATGCTGTTAATTATGAGCGATTAGAGTTTTTGGGCGACGCCATGTTGGGGGCTGTTATTGCATCTCATTTGTATCTTGAAGTCCCAAGTGGCGATGAAGGTTATTTAACAAAAATGCGTTCAAAAGTTGTTAGTCGCGAGCATTTAAACGAACTAGGTAAAGATTTAAAACTTATTTCGTTGGTGGAAAGTAAAATTCCCAAAGGCCAATTTGGTGATAATATTCATGGCAATTTATTTGAAGCCTTAGTTGGTGCTATTTTCTTAGATCGCGGGTATAAAAATTGCGAAAAATTTATTTATAAAAAAGTCATTATCCCTTATGTTGATATAGAAAAACTAGAAGGGAAAGTTATTAGTTATAAAAGCTTACTTATAGAATGGTGCCAAAAAGAAAAGAAAACATTCGATTATAACGTTTATGAAGATACAGGTAATGACGATATAAAACACTTTTCGGTTAAACTATCTATCGACGATAAAGTTGTTTCTAAGGCACGCGCAACTTCAAAAAAGAAAGCCGAAGAAAAAGCTTCCAAGCGCGCTTTTTTTGTCTTCCAAAATCAAATTTCTAAAACCTTTTAA
- a CDS encoding ester cyclase: MKTNFKTLSKVVAVVSFAVFLTNCTNNSTELQSKIKTLEAELQTYKDAETKTQQRLMVFDTLDYEFYTNQKWDKFSHSHASDIVVYNADGSISKGLYPAHITDLKPMFVFAPDTRIENHPVKFGNGDWIAVIGELKGAFTKPMPIGDGKTIAPTGKKFKLRMATIAHWKDGKMTEEYLFYDNQDFMKQIGLAQ, translated from the coding sequence ATGAAAACAAATTTTAAAACATTAAGTAAAGTAGTAGCTGTTGTAAGTTTTGCAGTATTTTTAACTAACTGTACAAACAATAGCACAGAGTTGCAATCTAAAATAAAAACTTTAGAAGCCGAATTACAAACCTATAAAGATGCCGAAACAAAAACACAACAACGTTTAATGGTGTTTGATACGTTAGACTACGAATTTTATACAAATCAAAAATGGGATAAATTTAGTCACAGTCATGCTAGCGATATTGTTGTTTATAATGCAGATGGAAGCATTAGCAAAGGGTTATATCCAGCACATATTACCGATTTAAAACCTATGTTTGTATTTGCGCCTGATACTCGTATAGAAAATCATCCTGTAAAGTTTGGAAATGGCGATTGGATAGCTGTTATAGGAGAGTTAAAAGGAGCTTTTACAAAGCCAATGCCAATTGGTGATGGGAAAACAATTGCTCCTACAGGTAAAAAATTCAAATTAAGAATGGCAACCATAGCCCATTGGAAAGATGGAAAAATGACAGAGGAGTATTTATTTTACGACAACCAAGATTTTATGAAACAAATTGGGCTAGCTCAATAA
- a CDS encoding phosphoribosylglycinamide formyltransferase — protein MKRIVIFASGSGSNAENLIRFFQNRDDATVVQVLTNNPHAKVLDRCKNLKTSALSFNRVAFTTTNDVLNILKASQPDLIVLAGFLWKFPDHILNEFPNKVINIHPALLPKYGGKGMYGMHVHEAVVANKETETGITIHYVNENYDEGAIIFQAKCYIDTLDNAEDVAAKIHTLEMEHFPKVVEKLLNE, from the coding sequence ATGAAACGAATTGTAATTTTTGCGTCCGGTAGCGGCTCTAATGCTGAAAATTTAATCAGGTTTTTTCAAAATCGAGATGATGCTACTGTTGTTCAAGTTCTTACTAACAATCCTCATGCCAAAGTACTAGACAGGTGTAAAAACTTAAAAACCAGCGCTTTATCATTCAACCGTGTAGCTTTCACAACTACAAACGATGTTTTAAACATTCTTAAAGCATCGCAACCCGATTTAATTGTTCTAGCTGGGTTTTTATGGAAATTTCCAGATCACATCTTAAACGAATTTCCTAATAAAGTGATAAATATTCATCCAGCCTTATTACCAAAATATGGCGGAAAAGGCATGTATGGCATGCATGTGCATGAAGCTGTTGTTGCTAATAAAGAAACTGAAACGGGGATTACTATTCATTATGTAAACGAAAATTACGATGAAGGCGCCATTATTTTTCAGGCTAAATGTTACATAGACACCTTAGATAATGCAGAAGATGTAGCAGCTAAAATACATACATTGGAAATGGAACATTTTCCTAAAGTTGTCGAGAAATTACTAAATGAGTAA
- a CDS encoding acyl carrier protein: MSDIASRVKAIIVDKLGVDENEVVTEASFTNDLGADSLDTVELIMEFEKEFDIQIPDDQAENIATVGQAISYIEEAK; the protein is encoded by the coding sequence ATGTCAGACATTGCATCAAGAGTAAAAGCGATTATCGTAGACAAATTAGGTGTAGATGAGAACGAAGTTGTAACTGAAGCAAGCTTCACTAACGATTTAGGAGCAGACTCATTAGACACTGTAGAATTAATTATGGAATTCGAAAAAGAATTCGATATCCAAATCCCAGATGATCAAGCTGAGAACATTGCAACAGTTGGTCAAGCTATCTCATACATAGAAGAAGCAAAGTAA
- a CDS encoding ribonuclease H family protein, whose translation MSKKKKKYYTVWKGHNTGVFESWDDCKAQIKDFKGAIYKSFSSFEAAKKAYKSNYKDYVGKSKRFKSDLSEEQLKKIGLPNYNSISVDAASSGNPGKMEYRGVDTKTKKQLFIQGPFEEGTNNIGEFLAIVHGLAFLKQHNSNRIIYTDSKTALSWVRKKNCNTKLERNEKNKPVFELVDRAVKWLKENSYTTIIVKWETKAWGEIPADFGRK comes from the coding sequence ATGAGTAAGAAAAAGAAAAAATATTACACCGTTTGGAAAGGTCATAACACAGGTGTGTTTGAGTCTTGGGATGACTGTAAAGCACAAATAAAAGATTTTAAAGGCGCTATTTATAAATCTTTTTCATCTTTTGAAGCGGCTAAAAAAGCCTATAAAAGTAACTATAAGGATTATGTAGGTAAGTCGAAACGTTTTAAAAGCGACCTTTCAGAAGAACAACTAAAAAAAATAGGCCTACCCAATTACAACTCCATTTCGGTTGATGCTGCATCTTCTGGAAATCCAGGAAAAATGGAATATCGTGGTGTAGACACCAAAACCAAAAAGCAACTTTTTATTCAAGGTCCTTTTGAAGAAGGCACCAATAATATTGGTGAGTTTTTAGCTATTGTTCATGGCTTGGCTTTCTTAAAACAACACAACAGTAACCGAATTATTTATACAGACTCTAAAACAGCTTTAAGTTGGGTTCGTAAAAAAAACTGTAACACCAAATTAGAACGGAACGAGAAAAACAAACCTGTTTTCGAACTTGTTGATCGTGCTGTAAAATGGCTTAAAGAAAACAGCTATACGACAATCATTGTAAAATGGGAAACTAAAGCTTGGGGAGAAATTCCTGCCGACTTTGGTAGAAAATAA
- a CDS encoding AraC family transcriptional regulator: protein MNKLFHIFKVDATEAKRISELPNEPHNHNFEELLIGIQGELEHFIDFESSKIQAPFISFVTKGKMHRVVPKPIKGNCEIWGIRFKSEFIPETTFQLYSLYHNQANIKLKRDNCFQRLVTICEMMFDETRQEQIDYAIIRQLLSALLTMIESERKKMLPTDETAPKTQHISFGNFLSILEENYHRPVGVEFYAEKLFMSSRNLNIICQDILEQSVSEIIETRKLIEAKNLLISTNKTVAEIAYELGYSEGSYFSKVFKKKSGQSPGDFREEMQNSLIS, encoded by the coding sequence ATGAATAAGCTCTTTCATATATTTAAGGTAGATGCAACAGAAGCAAAACGAATTTCGGAATTACCAAACGAACCTCATAATCATAATTTTGAAGAGCTTCTTATAGGAATTCAAGGTGAATTAGAGCATTTTATAGATTTTGAATCATCAAAAATACAAGCGCCTTTTATAAGCTTTGTAACCAAGGGGAAAATGCATAGAGTAGTACCAAAACCCATAAAGGGTAACTGTGAAATTTGGGGCATTCGGTTTAAAAGCGAATTCATACCAGAAACTACCTTTCAATTATATTCTTTATATCATAACCAAGCCAATATAAAATTAAAAAGAGACAATTGCTTTCAACGATTGGTTACCATTTGCGAAATGATGTTTGACGAAACACGGCAGGAACAAATAGACTACGCCATAATTAGGCAGTTATTAAGTGCGCTTTTAACAATGATAGAATCTGAAAGAAAAAAAATGCTTCCAACAGATGAAACCGCCCCAAAAACGCAACACATCTCGTTTGGTAATTTTTTAAGCATTCTAGAAGAAAATTATCATAGACCTGTAGGAGTAGAATTTTACGCAGAAAAACTATTTATGTCTTCAAGAAACCTAAACATAATTTGTCAAGATATATTAGAGCAAAGCGTTTCAGAAATTATAGAAACTCGAAAATTAATCGAGGCCAAAAACCTGTTAATTTCTACCAACAAAACAGTTGCTGAAATAGCCTATGAGTTAGGGTACAGCGAAGGGTCTTATTTTTCTAAAGTATTTAAAAAGAAGTCTGGGCAATCGCCAGGAGACTTCCGTGAAGAGATGCAAAACTCGCTCATTTCCTAA
- the pyk gene encoding pyruvate kinase, producing the protein MPQQKKTKIVATLGPATSSKETLKQMLDEGANVFRINFSHADYDAVKERIKMIRELNDEYGYNAAILADLQGPKLRVGVMKGEVIVNEGDEIIFATGKRFEGTKERVYMTYDNFPQDAKPGEKILLDDGKLIFEVVSTDKKSEVKARVIQGGPLRSKKGVNLPNTNISQPALTEKDVEDAIFAVSQDVDWIALSFVRHAEDLMELEALINEHSEHKIPIIAKIEKPEAVENIDKIVAYCDGLMVARGDLGVEIPAQEVPLVQKQLVLRAKKARIPVIIATQMMETMISSLTPTRAEVNDVANSVMDGADAVMLSGETSVGQFPVQVIRQMSNIIKSVEDSHLIQVPQSPPHIRTKRYITKSVCYHAANMANEIDAKVISTLTNSGYTAFQISAWRPKAHILVFTSNKRILTQLNLLWGVRAFYYDKYVSTDETIEDVNKIACKESFVEVGDMIISLAAMPIQEKGMVNTLRVTEITTCSF; encoded by the coding sequence ATGCCACAACAAAAGAAAACAAAAATAGTAGCCACATTAGGACCAGCAACAAGTAGCAAGGAAACGTTAAAACAAATGCTAGATGAAGGCGCTAATGTGTTTCGAATTAATTTTTCTCATGCCGATTACGATGCCGTTAAGGAACGTATAAAAATGATAAGAGAGCTTAACGACGAGTATGGGTATAATGCAGCTATACTTGCCGATTTGCAAGGCCCTAAGCTTCGTGTAGGCGTTATGAAAGGTGAGGTTATAGTCAACGAAGGCGATGAGATTATTTTTGCCACAGGAAAACGTTTTGAGGGAACGAAAGAACGTGTTTACATGACTTACGATAACTTCCCACAAGATGCAAAACCAGGAGAAAAAATTCTTTTAGATGATGGTAAATTGATTTTTGAAGTCGTTTCTACAGATAAAAAATCAGAAGTTAAAGCGCGTGTAATTCAAGGAGGTCCTTTGCGTTCTAAAAAAGGCGTTAATTTACCAAATACCAACATATCACAACCAGCATTAACCGAAAAAGATGTGGAAGATGCCATTTTTGCTGTTAGTCAAGATGTAGATTGGATAGCGTTATCTTTTGTACGTCATGCAGAAGATCTTATGGAGCTAGAAGCTTTAATAAATGAACATAGCGAGCATAAAATTCCTATTATAGCTAAAATAGAAAAGCCAGAGGCTGTTGAGAATATAGATAAAATTGTGGCTTATTGCGATGGTTTAATGGTAGCAAGAGGCGATTTAGGTGTTGAAATTCCAGCACAAGAGGTGCCTTTAGTACAAAAGCAATTAGTATTACGTGCCAAAAAAGCTAGAATCCCTGTTATTATTGCTACGCAAATGATGGAGACCATGATTTCTAGTTTAACACCAACCCGCGCTGAGGTTAACGATGTAGCAAACTCAGTTATGGATGGTGCCGATGCTGTGATGCTTTCTGGAGAAACATCGGTTGGGCAATTCCCTGTTCAGGTAATTCGCCAAATGTCTAATATTATTAAAAGTGTTGAAGACTCTCATTTAATACAAGTACCACAATCGCCACCACATATTCGTACCAAGCGTTATATTACCAAATCGGTTTGTTATCACGCTGCCAATATGGCTAATGAAATTGATGCTAAAGTAATTTCAACGTTAACTAATAGTGGGTATACAGCATTTCAAATTTCAGCTTGGCGACCAAAAGCACATATTTTAGTATTCACGTCTAATAAACGCATTCTTACACAACTAAATTTACTTTGGGGCGTTCGAGCTTTTTATTACGACAAGTATGTAAGTACCGATGAAACCATTGAAGATGTAAACAAAATTGCTTGTAAAGAGAGTTTTGTAGAGGTAGGCGATATGATTATTAGTTTAGCTGCTATGCCAATCCAGGAAAAAGGTATGGTAAATACCTTACGTGTTACCGAAATTACGACCTGTAGTTTTTAA
- a CDS encoding PfkB family carbohydrate kinase, whose amino-acid sequence MSKLVIVGTVAFDAIETPFGKTDKILGGAATFIGLAASQFDIDSAAVSVVGGDFPQDYLDLLQNKNVDISGVEIVKEGKTFFWSGRYHNDMNTRDTLATELNTLADFNPVVPENYKNADYVMLGNLHPLVQLSVLEQMESKPKLVVLDTMNFWMDNALEDLHKVINKVDVITINDEEARQLTGEYSLVVAARKIHDMGPKYVVIKKGEHGALLFHNGNVFYAPALPLEEVFDPTGAGDTFAGGFIGFLAKTDNVTFENMKKAVIYGSTLASFCVEKFGTERMQNLEKKLIHKRLQEFKQLTQFDIELA is encoded by the coding sequence ATGAGCAAATTAGTTATTGTAGGTACAGTAGCCTTCGACGCTATTGAAACACCATTTGGCAAAACCGATAAAATTTTAGGAGGAGCAGCTACTTTTATAGGTCTCGCAGCTTCTCAATTCGATATTGATAGCGCAGCAGTGTCTGTAGTAGGCGGCGATTTTCCACAAGATTATCTAGACCTACTTCAAAATAAAAACGTCGATATTTCTGGAGTTGAAATCGTTAAAGAAGGAAAAACATTCTTTTGGAGTGGACGCTACCACAACGACATGAACACTAGAGATACTCTAGCGACAGAACTTAACACCCTAGCCGATTTTAATCCTGTAGTTCCTGAAAACTATAAAAACGCCGACTATGTTATGCTAGGAAACCTACATCCGCTAGTACAACTAAGCGTGTTAGAACAAATGGAAAGCAAACCAAAATTAGTTGTATTGGATACTATGAATTTTTGGATGGACAATGCTTTAGAAGATTTACACAAAGTCATTAACAAAGTTGATGTTATTACCATAAATGATGAAGAAGCAAGACAACTAACGGGAGAATACTCTCTAGTAGTAGCTGCTAGAAAAATTCATGATATGGGACCTAAATATGTGGTTATTAAAAAAGGAGAACACGGTGCGTTATTATTTCATAATGGTAATGTTTTCTACGCGCCTGCTTTACCTTTAGAAGAAGTTTTCGATCCAACAGGAGCTGGCGATACCTTTGCCGGAGGTTTTATTGGTTTTTTAGCAAAAACTGATAATGTTACTTTTGAAAACATGAAAAAAGCCGTAATTTATGGATCAACACTAGCATCATTCTGTGTTGAAAAATTTGGTACAGAACGTATGCAAAATCTAGAAAAAAAATTGATCCACAAACGCTTACAAGAATTTAAACAACTAACACAATTCGATATCGAATTAGCATAA